The following coding sequences are from one Collimonas arenae window:
- a CDS encoding LamG-like jellyroll fold domain-containing protein codes for MAISSFSIPILPDTQFYPRYASEKMGELYQKLYTAINPLYNNPFKTQTQWIAAHGADLKIPFTIHLGDVVDQSWYYTAEGSSPWTSSTNLVANGQLNSDQINKEWELASQAMQVLEVAECPYSICAGNHDVGAIGHDMQWGPDWGIGVTGFNNDDGYQDGGNHRSGIFQPYLQVFPTERAKQQATFGGRHSSGFHEYHVFTAEGNKFLVLSLSWRASDDALAWANQVIASNSTIPVILVNHQLMGIGSDGTTAADTAYSNYLWEKLIKNNDQIFMAVSGHYHGSCTKIKQNAFGNDVILMVVDYQMAYMGGNGLMRLYDFDLTNNKITASSFSPWVPVKPSSTLNQFDVAWLTDSNQSFSLDFQFAKRFSSFNKNFITPVGTSTQALTDIAKSLILTNYIQAPQKAVVLPTGSDDYPKVANTLAHWRFFNNAASEGDAFPYQAGQQIKDASTAGTNPISLHIELGMPGDLIWSKDHHPLSAAPGSLRFLNSTGTRASYFTTDPNSSLNTEPFSNGYTVEAFIKIDPGFDANVNGWMGILYRLGPRSELAGFASDDGDCCLMFALSNLMEIQWEIVPTNQNTNLTCWSGSISAGQWLHIAIVNNPSDSYSTTMYVEGAPVLRNNSGMNGIRYVKPADQMAIGCGQWAGGMSTGFLGSLGEIRIVGVPLTSDKWLTARAN; via the coding sequence ATGGCCATATCAAGTTTTTCAATCCCAATTTTGCCCGATACGCAATTTTATCCGCGGTATGCGTCTGAGAAAATGGGGGAGCTATATCAGAAGCTCTATACGGCAATTAATCCGCTTTACAACAATCCGTTTAAAACTCAGACGCAGTGGATTGCTGCACATGGTGCTGATCTAAAAATACCGTTCACGATTCATCTCGGAGACGTGGTAGATCAGTCTTGGTACTACACGGCAGAAGGCTCGTCGCCGTGGACAAGCAGTACAAACCTGGTGGCAAATGGGCAATTGAATAGCGACCAGATTAATAAGGAGTGGGAGCTGGCAAGCCAAGCCATGCAAGTCCTGGAAGTGGCGGAGTGCCCCTATTCGATATGCGCTGGCAATCACGACGTTGGTGCGATTGGTCATGACATGCAATGGGGGCCGGATTGGGGAATTGGCGTTACGGGTTTTAACAATGATGATGGTTATCAGGACGGAGGTAACCATCGATCCGGTATCTTCCAACCGTATCTGCAAGTGTTCCCGACGGAACGAGCCAAGCAGCAAGCCACATTCGGCGGCAGGCATTCGTCCGGATTCCATGAGTATCATGTTTTCACCGCAGAAGGTAACAAATTCCTCGTGCTCTCCCTATCTTGGAGGGCCTCCGACGATGCTCTCGCATGGGCAAACCAGGTAATTGCGAGCAACAGCACGATCCCGGTTATCCTGGTAAATCATCAACTGATGGGCATTGGCAGCGATGGCACTACCGCGGCCGACACCGCCTACTCAAACTATTTGTGGGAAAAGCTCATAAAAAACAACGACCAGATTTTTATGGCCGTTAGCGGGCATTATCACGGGTCGTGCACGAAAATCAAACAGAACGCCTTTGGCAACGACGTCATTTTAATGGTCGTGGATTATCAGATGGCGTATATGGGCGGAAACGGATTGATGCGGCTGTATGATTTTGATCTAACTAATAACAAAATAACGGCCAGCTCATTTTCCCCATGGGTTCCCGTCAAGCCATCGAGCACACTCAATCAGTTTGATGTGGCGTGGCTAACGGACTCCAATCAAAGTTTTTCGCTGGATTTTCAATTTGCAAAGAGGTTTTCATCTTTCAACAAAAATTTCATCACCCCGGTTGGTACGTCAACCCAGGCGTTGACAGATATAGCGAAGTCCTTGATTCTTACCAACTATATCCAAGCACCGCAAAAAGCTGTTGTACTGCCGACCGGCAGCGATGATTATCCAAAGGTGGCCAATACGCTCGCGCATTGGCGATTTTTCAACAACGCGGCATCCGAGGGCGATGCTTTCCCATATCAAGCGGGCCAGCAAATCAAGGATGCGTCAACGGCTGGCACCAACCCAATTTCCCTGCACATCGAACTGGGCATGCCGGGAGATCTGATCTGGTCGAAGGATCACCATCCATTGTCGGCAGCCCCAGGAAGCCTGCGTTTCCTCAACTCTACGGGCACGAGAGCTTCGTACTTCACAACCGATCCGAACTCTTCGCTGAATACCGAACCGTTCTCGAATGGATATACAGTCGAAGCATTCATCAAGATTGATCCCGGCTTCGACGCTAATGTCAATGGATGGATGGGCATCCTGTATCGTCTCGGCCCCCGCTCAGAACTCGCAGGTTTTGCTTCGGACGACGGTGATTGTTGTCTGATGTTCGCTTTGTCGAATTTGATGGAGATTCAGTGGGAAATCGTGCCGACCAACCAAAACACAAACTTGACATGTTGGTCCGGCAGCATCTCTGCTGGGCAATGGCTTCATATCGCCATCGTCAACAATCCGAGTGACTCGTATTCCACCACCATGTACGTCGAAGGGGCACCGGTCCTCCGAAACAACTCAGGGATGAACGGAATTCGCTACGTCAAACCTGCAGATCAGATGGCGATAGGCTGCGGCCAATGGGCGGGCGGTATGTCTACCGGATTCTTAGGTAGCTTAGGTGAAATCCGTATTGTTGGCGTCCCGTTGACTTCGGATAAATGGCTTACTGCGCGGGCTAACTAA